In Candidatus Nitronauta litoralis, one DNA window encodes the following:
- a CDS encoding IS481 family transposase yields the protein MTTVNKVARRKLSMLELAGELGNVSKACKIMGYSRTQFYEIRRNYQTYGADGLIDRLPGAKSPHPNRVSETVEQAVLDYSLKHPSHGCLRVAQDLVLTGINVSSGGVRGVWSRHNLLQKHQRFLRLEQSIKSKKIDLTEDQIRALERFSPEFRERHIETRHTGDLVAVDTFMVGTLKGVGRVYLQSVIDCYSRYAWGRLYTSKLPITAVQTLNNEVLPFFESHDARIATILSDNGREFCGRKDRHPYELFLQLEQIEHRTTKVRRPQSNGFVERLHRTLLDEHFRIMGRKKWYESVKEMQKDLDTYFIHYNTKRPHQGRNMNGRTPETVFKEGLPKPDKIQEQKIKKTAKIAA from the coding sequence ATGACCACCGTGAACAAGGTAGCACGAAGGAAACTGTCCATGCTAGAACTGGCAGGTGAACTGGGCAATGTCAGCAAAGCCTGCAAAATCATGGGCTATTCCCGCACCCAGTTCTACGAGATTCGCAGGAACTACCAGACCTATGGAGCCGATGGGTTGATTGACCGTCTGCCCGGTGCCAAAAGTCCTCATCCCAACCGGGTTTCTGAAACAGTAGAACAGGCGGTTCTCGATTATTCCCTGAAACATCCTTCCCATGGATGTCTTAGAGTTGCCCAGGACCTGGTCCTTACAGGAATCAACGTTTCCTCGGGCGGCGTCCGGGGTGTGTGGAGCCGTCACAACCTCTTGCAGAAACATCAACGATTCCTGAGGCTGGAACAATCGATCAAGAGCAAGAAGATCGACCTGACCGAAGATCAGATACGCGCGTTAGAAAGGTTCAGTCCGGAGTTCCGTGAACGCCATATCGAAACCCGGCACACCGGTGACCTGGTGGCGGTGGACACCTTCATGGTCGGAACCTTGAAAGGCGTAGGCCGTGTGTACCTGCAAAGTGTCATCGATTGCTACAGCCGATACGCCTGGGGAAGGCTCTACACCAGCAAGTTGCCGATCACCGCAGTCCAGACGCTTAACAACGAGGTACTCCCGTTCTTTGAATCTCACGATGCCAGGATCGCGACCATCTTGAGTGACAACGGCAGAGAGTTTTGTGGACGAAAAGACCGCCACCCTTACGAACTGTTTTTGCAGTTAGAACAGATCGAACACCGCACCACAAAAGTCCGTCGCCCCCAAAGTAACGGCTTTGTCGAACGTCTCCATCGAACACTACTCGATGAACACTTCCGCATCATGGGAAGAAAGAAGTGGTACGAGTCCGTTAAGGAAATGCAGAAGGACCTCGACACCTACTTCATCCACTACAACACTAAGCGTCCTCATCAGGGCAGAAATATGAACGGCAGGACACCGGAAACAGTCTTCAAGGAAGGTCTTCCAAAACCAGATAAAATACAGGAGCAAAAAATAAAAAAGACGGCTAAAATAGCCGCCTAA
- a CDS encoding DUF2326 domain-containing protein, with translation MLKIKKLYSEPPLFNPIKFKNGFNLIFGETTEKTVKTNGVGKSLCIEFINYALLKDHSKSRVSKIPKNELPDDFEIILDFEIGEKQLTIRRNVFNENFPELFVNGKKKPISDKIQILEYLTLLTFGTASTSESPSFRSVLGPLIRDEKSEFKSIIKCFDTDKTIPPDYEPHLYLLGVNPAPYKEAINLYKQLTKIKAAKSKIKSNIETLTGKNISEAKADLNDLKSQVEKTQKDIDRLENLEGFEIVKSEIIALEQKIDDKRALQEILKNELSKIQLFKGDNYINEEEVADLYNQFKDGLGDLIKKELAEVTAFKKKIDDFQRSLINERKDQVLNEIKSISSDLKHLDHRYKEKTALLDQEGVLKNLKKTIAIHQRKFEEHSSLNSFLDAYTVQEKERRDKSIERKNQIHLLDSYVIEAISSVEKIEKYILNMHEYVYGNKQCSFEVDIRENREIVKYDLRIHDDGSHSIDREKVFFYDFALLNSLKSNNKHPGLLIHDNIFEVDRDTLIKNLNYIHDSLNILSDKQYILTLNKDMLSPDDLKKIKLEFNNHVRATFTKENRFLNIDYQELS, from the coding sequence ATGCTTAAAATTAAAAAATTATACAGCGAGCCGCCCCTTTTTAATCCCATTAAATTTAAAAATGGATTCAATTTAATATTTGGCGAAACAACAGAAAAAACTGTAAAAACTAACGGTGTCGGAAAATCTCTATGCATTGAGTTTATCAATTACGCCCTATTAAAAGATCATTCAAAGAGTCGTGTCTCAAAAATACCTAAAAATGAGTTACCTGATGATTTTGAGATAATCCTAGATTTCGAAATAGGCGAGAAGCAATTAACTATTCGAAGAAATGTGTTCAATGAAAATTTTCCTGAGCTATTTGTTAACGGCAAGAAGAAACCAATATCAGATAAAATTCAAATTTTAGAGTATTTGACATTATTGACCTTTGGCACGGCTAGCACAAGCGAATCCCCTTCTTTTCGGTCAGTATTAGGACCTCTAATACGTGATGAAAAATCTGAATTCAAATCTATAATAAAATGTTTTGATACTGATAAAACTATTCCCCCAGATTATGAGCCTCACCTATATTTGTTAGGAGTAAATCCGGCACCATATAAAGAGGCTATTAACCTTTACAAACAATTAACGAAAATCAAGGCTGCAAAATCAAAGATAAAGAGTAATATCGAAACTTTGACTGGAAAAAACATCTCAGAAGCTAAGGCAGACCTTAACGACTTAAAGAGTCAGGTTGAAAAAACCCAGAAAGACATCGATAGGCTTGAAAACCTTGAAGGCTTTGAGATCGTCAAATCTGAAATAATTGCCCTGGAACAGAAAATAGATGATAAGCGCGCATTGCAAGAAATCTTAAAAAATGAACTCTCAAAAATTCAACTATTTAAAGGTGATAACTATATCAATGAGGAAGAGGTCGCTGATCTCTACAACCAATTCAAGGATGGTTTGGGCGATTTAATTAAAAAAGAACTTGCCGAAGTTACAGCCTTTAAAAAGAAAATAGATGATTTCCAGCGATCTTTGATAAATGAAAGAAAGGATCAAGTACTCAATGAGATCAAGTCGATTAGCTCAGATTTAAAGCATCTTGACCATAGGTACAAAGAAAAAACAGCATTACTAGACCAAGAAGGTGTACTAAAAAATTTAAAAAAGACCATCGCGATTCATCAACGGAAATTCGAGGAGCACTCATCTTTAAATTCTTTCCTTGATGCATATACAGTTCAAGAAAAAGAACGCAGAGATAAAAGCATAGAAAGAAAGAACCAAATCCATTTGCTTGACTCCTATGTTATAGAAGCAATAAGTTCAGTAGAAAAAATTGAAAAATATATTTTAAATATGCATGAGTATGTATATGGAAATAAACAATGTTCGTTTGAAGTTGATATTAGAGAAAACAGAGAAATAGTAAAATATGATTTGCGCATACATGATGATGGAAGCCATAGTATTGACCGAGAAAAGGTATTTTTCTATGACTTCGCCTTGCTCAATTCATTGAAATCGAATAACAAACACCCTGGCTTGTTAATACATGACAATATCTTTGAAGTAGACAGAGATACGCTGATTAAGAATCTAAACTATATTCACGACTCTCTAAATATCCTTTCGGACAAACAGTATATATTAACCCTTAACAAAGACATGTTATCCCCGGATGATTTAAAAAAAATTAAATTAGAATTTAATAATCATGTAAGAGCAACTTTCACAAAAGAAAACCGCTTTTTAAATATAGACTATCAAGAGCTATCTTAG
- a CDS encoding glycosyltransferase family 2 protein, with amino-acid sequence MTSHLQKNRVSVVLATRNEESNIGRCLDSLLEQTHPDIEIIVVDNQSKDRTREIAKEYQVPVLNLPDHINLDGILNFRGAQVNLGVSRSTGEYLFFPDADMTFDKELLAEAVEQLKTYSALYIPEIIMGKGWLGKIRNFERSFYEMTCIDAPRLVRRTLYEEVKGFDEKEIAFAPDDWDLAKKFKKQGAHFQITTNKKYHHEEWLDLKTYLKKKSEYTSTFDNYIAKWGKSDPDIKKQFGIGYRYFGVFLENGKWKKLLAHPLLTLGMYFLRFRVGVIYLLKNSSK; translated from the coding sequence TTGACCTCACACCTCCAAAAAAATCGCGTTTCGGTTGTTCTGGCCACTCGAAATGAGGAGAGCAATATTGGACGCTGTCTGGATAGTCTGCTTGAGCAAACTCATCCTGATATCGAAATAATTGTCGTTGATAATCAATCGAAGGATCGCACAAGAGAAATCGCAAAAGAGTACCAGGTCCCTGTTCTCAATCTCCCCGACCATATCAACCTGGATGGAATCCTGAATTTCAGAGGAGCCCAGGTAAATCTCGGGGTCTCCAGGAGTACCGGCGAGTATCTTTTTTTCCCGGATGCCGACATGACTTTTGATAAAGAATTGCTGGCCGAAGCGGTGGAACAATTGAAGACCTATAGCGCCTTGTATATTCCGGAAATTATCATGGGAAAGGGCTGGTTGGGAAAAATCAGGAACTTTGAACGCAGTTTTTATGAGATGACCTGTATCGATGCCCCCCGATTGGTCAGGCGAACGCTATACGAAGAGGTGAAGGGATTCGATGAAAAAGAAATTGCCTTTGCCCCTGACGATTGGGATTTGGCCAAAAAATTTAAAAAACAGGGGGCCCATTTCCAGATCACAACGAATAAAAAATATCATCATGAAGAATGGCTGGATTTGAAAACGTATTTAAAGAAAAAATCTGAATACACCAGCACCTTTGACAACTATATTGCCAAATGGGGCAAATCTGACCCTGATATAAAAAAACAGTTTGGAATCGGCTATCGGTATTTTGGGGTTTTCCTGGAGAATGGAAAATGGAAAAAGTTATTAGCGCACCCCTTGCTTACTTTGGGGATGTATTTTCTCCGTTTCCGGGTCGGTGTGATTTATTTATTAAAAAACAGCTCTAAATAA
- a CDS encoding MBL fold metallo-hydrolase — MSLEDELGDIVEKARDGKAWSRDDLARASGFSPGDLQRIESYELIPEEPELLKLATALDLDAPALTDIARERWEPDEPADDPDFDLVCLNVFMGEYPVNCYLLRCKATGETAVVDTGANPKTIISKAKEMGVKPSKILLTHAHPDHAGGLGELSEAFDCPTYIDHKEPRPRGSDNFKIIKEGDEIILGKLRIQCIETPGHTEGGVSYMINQTLISGDVIFAGSMGRANSSYEDLFNSITKKVLRLPDATGIHPGHGPATTVGQEKNHNPFFKGRVG; from the coding sequence GTGTCACTTGAAGATGAATTAGGAGATATTGTAGAAAAGGCCCGGGACGGAAAAGCGTGGTCCCGGGACGATCTGGCGCGCGCAAGTGGGTTCTCGCCGGGCGACCTGCAACGGATCGAAAGTTACGAACTGATTCCGGAGGAACCGGAGTTATTAAAGCTTGCGACGGCTCTGGATCTGGATGCCCCGGCCCTGACCGATATCGCCAGGGAACGTTGGGAACCCGATGAACCCGCCGATGATCCGGATTTTGATCTGGTCTGCCTGAATGTTTTTATGGGGGAGTACCCGGTCAATTGTTACCTGCTGCGTTGCAAGGCAACAGGGGAAACGGCGGTGGTGGATACGGGGGCGAACCCGAAAACCATCATCAGCAAAGCAAAAGAAATGGGCGTAAAGCCCAGCAAGATTTTATTGACGCATGCCCATCCGGACCACGCCGGCGGCCTGGGAGAACTCAGTGAAGCGTTTGATTGTCCCACCTACATAGACCATAAAGAGCCGAGGCCCAGAGGAAGCGACAACTTTAAAATTATTAAAGAAGGAGATGAAATCATCCTGGGCAAATTGCGCATCCAGTGCATCGAAACACCCGGTCATACAGAAGGTGGGGTGTCTTATATGATTAACCAGACGTTGATTTCCGGGGATGTGATTTTCGCCGGGTCGATGGGTCGAGCCAATTCTTCTTACGAAGACCTGTTCAATTCCATAACGAAGAAAGTCTTGCGCCTGCCCGATGCCACCGGCATTCACCCGGGGCATGGTCCCGCCACCACCGTGGGCCAGGAAAAAAACCACAATCCGTTTTTTAAGGGGCGGGTGGGGTGA
- a CDS encoding glycosyltransferase family 4 protein: MTLRIGIDARPIESAAWGVGRVLDNLVRQWRKDSRGHQFFLYFKNQIPDRPELQTPPFKSKIVPPPFIFKSHRLWEQISLPRQIERDELDVFLAPSYIIPLKASCPTSVIIHDVSFARFPEWYSLKERIELAWLIKRTVRKATHIVCCSDDGKQELLSLYGNRWERKIQVVPWAADERFKPATGPADTIQIKYKINGPYFLFVGYLFQRRNLPLLIRGFHSIARNFPDVSLVIIGRDKDYGGSLPSMIRDLKLEQRVKIIDYVPEVDLLSFYQQAFCLVHPSTYEGFGLPVIEALACDVPVLLGPSGALKEAAGDAAYVIDPFNEEGLANSMTSLLESETLRQELKEKGRLQADALNWKRTASEILDGLEQAAGSEKLT, encoded by the coding sequence ATGACACTTAGAATAGGAATAGATGCCCGCCCTATCGAGTCTGCGGCATGGGGAGTGGGTCGCGTTCTCGATAATCTGGTACGGCAATGGAGGAAGGATTCCCGGGGGCACCAGTTTTTTTTATATTTCAAGAATCAAATTCCCGATCGCCCGGAACTCCAGACCCCTCCCTTTAAAAGTAAAATTGTTCCACCGCCCTTCATCTTTAAATCCCACCGACTGTGGGAACAGATCAGTCTGCCCCGGCAAATTGAACGGGATGAATTGGATGTATTCCTTGCGCCATCCTATATCATTCCGTTAAAGGCCTCCTGCCCAACGTCGGTGATTATTCATGATGTTTCATTCGCTCGATTTCCCGAATGGTATTCTCTTAAGGAAAGGATCGAACTGGCCTGGCTGATAAAACGAACGGTGAGAAAAGCCACCCACATTGTCTGCTGCTCAGATGATGGCAAACAAGAACTGCTTTCCCTTTATGGCAACCGGTGGGAACGAAAAATTCAAGTTGTTCCCTGGGCTGCGGATGAACGCTTTAAACCTGCAACCGGCCCGGCTGACACGATACAAATTAAATATAAAATTAATGGACCTTACTTCCTCTTCGTCGGCTACTTGTTCCAGAGAAGAAACCTTCCTTTACTGATCCGGGGATTCCATTCCATTGCCAGAAATTTTCCGGACGTATCCCTGGTAATAATCGGGCGTGACAAGGATTACGGTGGGAGTCTTCCGAGTATGATACGTGACTTAAAGTTAGAGCAACGAGTCAAGATTATTGACTACGTTCCCGAAGTAGACTTGCTGTCGTTTTACCAGCAGGCTTTTTGTCTGGTACACCCATCTACGTATGAAGGGTTTGGTTTGCCGGTGATCGAGGCATTGGCCTGCGATGTCCCGGTATTACTGGGTCCTTCAGGAGCCTTGAAGGAAGCTGCGGGAGACGCTGCTTATGTTATCGACCCATTCAATGAAGAGGGCCTCGCCAACTCCATGACCTCTCTTTTGGAATCCGAGACATTGCGTCAGGAACTAAAAGAAAAAGGACGACTTCAAGCGGACGCATTGAACTGGAAACGAACCGCATCGGAAATCCTGGATGGCCTGGAACAAGCAGCCGGTTCTGAAAAGTTGACTTAA
- a CDS encoding NAD(P)-dependent oxidoreductase → MTENRRIGMVGVGRMGANMARRLKEQGFTISAVQDRHAPAAKSLAEELSCEAAATPARVAELSDVVLTVVTDDAAMDEIFAEDQPTSLLCHAQNKLFINFATVSPEAHIKAETRVESNGGTNLEALMASSITQAREGTLYLMCGGKKPAFDQAQAILEALSSQLRYVGPAGDAAKVKALVNMVMNSNTAALAEGLGLGDALGLDLTMLREVFGQTGAASRVLETDGEDMQIRDHECYFSAAHAAKDSGIALDLAKAEGLSLPVAQTTFDQYRRLTDAGKGELDKSGVAELVFKGRME, encoded by the coding sequence ATGACAGAAAACAGGCGAATCGGTATGGTGGGTGTGGGGCGTATGGGGGCCAATATGGCGCGGCGTCTCAAGGAACAGGGATTCACCATCTCTGCGGTGCAGGACCGCCACGCTCCTGCGGCGAAATCTTTAGCTGAAGAACTTTCATGCGAGGCGGCAGCCACCCCGGCGCGCGTTGCGGAATTAAGCGATGTGGTCCTGACCGTGGTCACCGATGACGCGGCGATGGATGAAATATTCGCGGAGGATCAACCGACCAGCCTGCTTTGCCATGCCCAGAACAAATTGTTCATCAATTTCGCCACGGTCAGCCCGGAAGCCCACATCAAAGCCGAAACCCGCGTCGAAAGCAATGGCGGAACCAATCTCGAAGCGTTGATGGCGAGCAGCATCACCCAGGCGCGTGAAGGCACGCTCTACCTCATGTGTGGTGGCAAAAAACCGGCCTTTGATCAGGCTCAAGCTATATTGGAAGCACTCAGCTCTCAACTTCGCTATGTCGGCCCCGCGGGTGACGCGGCAAAAGTGAAAGCTCTCGTCAATATGGTCATGAACAGCAACACCGCCGCGCTGGCGGAGGGATTGGGACTCGGCGATGCGCTTGGGCTGGACCTGACGATGCTGCGCGAAGTGTTCGGCCAGACCGGCGCGGCTTCGCGTGTTCTGGAAACGGACGGTGAGGACATGCAGATTCGCGATCATGAATGCTATTTTTCTGCCGCCCATGCGGCCAAGGATTCCGGGATCGCCCTCGACCTGGCGAAGGCCGAAGGATTGTCCCTGCCGGTGGCGCAGACGACGTTCGATCAATACCGTCGTCTCACGGATGCGGGCAAGGGCGAGCTGGATAAATCGGGTGTGGCCGAACTGGTTTTTAAAGGAAGAATGGAATAA
- a CDS encoding SMEK domain-containing protein, with translation MSKKQEYITKIIKLLTRLPKLVESSNKLNLTDVNNFSEDFYEKLLNLIYGYNLENQNNFDPNAAAIDLSDKAQKLSIQVTSTSSLKKTKKTVQKFIEHKLFDEYNRLIILNIVKRSQHKDETIGDDNFAINTKEDIWDIDTLLKDIKFLSDLEKIKSIRDFLVEELQDEATSTLPNEVNTILAMIEMLSNGKHPDAGSGFLEDPDPENKIYDRFSDYSEFLTNRYCDLYIEYGKILSTIYDQSDIGAQALRKAGTYLKGYSDDILNKCHGDPKEALKLLVKNFENHLSSNGFSFDSGAAEFYIVDQLIKCNVFPNKQVQNG, from the coding sequence ATGAGCAAGAAACAAGAGTATATAACCAAGATAATAAAATTGCTTACTAGATTACCTAAGCTTGTAGAATCCAGTAATAAATTGAACTTAACTGACGTTAATAACTTTTCAGAAGATTTCTACGAAAAATTACTCAATTTAATTTACGGATACAATTTAGAAAATCAGAATAATTTTGATCCAAATGCAGCGGCTATCGACCTCAGTGACAAGGCACAAAAACTATCTATCCAAGTAACCTCAACTTCTAGCCTAAAAAAAACTAAGAAAACTGTTCAAAAATTTATTGAGCATAAATTATTTGATGAATATAACCGACTGATTATCCTTAATATTGTTAAGAGGAGTCAACATAAAGACGAAACAATTGGCGATGATAATTTTGCTATAAATACCAAAGAGGATATTTGGGATATAGATACCTTACTAAAAGATATAAAGTTTTTATCTGACCTGGAAAAGATCAAAAGCATTCGAGACTTTTTAGTCGAAGAACTACAAGACGAAGCAACCTCGACACTGCCTAATGAAGTCAACACAATTTTAGCAATGATTGAAATGCTAAGTAATGGAAAGCACCCAGATGCTGGAAGTGGATTTTTAGAGGACCCTGATCCTGAAAATAAAATATATGATCGATTTTCAGATTACTCTGAGTTTTTAACTAACAGGTACTGTGATCTTTATATTGAATATGGAAAAATATTAAGTACTATTTACGACCAAAGTGACATTGGCGCGCAAGCTTTACGGAAAGCCGGAACATACCTAAAGGGTTATAGCGACGATATTTTGAACAAATGCCATGGAGATCCTAAAGAAGCTTTAAAGCTATTAGTAAAGAATTTTGAGAACCATCTTTCAAGCAATGGATTTTCATTTGATTCGGGTGCGGCTGAGTTCTACATTGTGGATCAATTAATTAAATGCAATGTCTTTCCAAATAAACAGGTGCAAAATGGCTAA
- the galE gene encoding UDP-glucose 4-epimerase GalE, producing the protein MKKILITGGAGYVGSHVVNFLISKGVDEQDLIVFDNLILGNREHLPAKVQLVQGDLLNPIELDQVFKSHQFDSVIHFAAYAYVGESMKNPNKYFENNVQGGLNLLEAMRKYDCSNIVFSSTCATYGLPASIPINESNPLNPISPYGESKVMFEKILEWYKRIYGFNYAALRYFNASGADFGIGEKHDPETHLIPLCILTAMGERPVLEVFGDDFETPDGTCIRDYIHVTDLADAHFRALNYLREKKESLVVNLGTGRGTSVKEVIDMVQQVGKKPVKIEIKPRREGDPPVLAADYQLANKMLGWSPEKSLQEIIQSAWDWHSN; encoded by the coding sequence ATGAAAAAAATTCTGATCACCGGCGGAGCCGGCTACGTGGGGTCTCACGTTGTGAATTTCCTGATTTCTAAGGGAGTCGATGAACAAGACCTCATCGTATTCGACAATTTAATTTTAGGAAATCGGGAACACCTGCCAGCTAAAGTTCAACTCGTCCAGGGAGACTTGTTGAATCCCATAGAGCTTGATCAGGTTTTTAAAAGTCATCAGTTCGACTCTGTCATTCATTTTGCGGCTTATGCTTATGTAGGTGAGTCGATGAAAAACCCGAATAAATATTTTGAAAATAATGTGCAGGGCGGACTCAATCTTTTAGAGGCGATGAGAAAATATGATTGTTCGAATATAGTCTTTTCCTCCACTTGTGCTACTTACGGTTTACCCGCCAGTATTCCCATCAACGAATCAAACCCCTTGAACCCGATTTCTCCTTATGGAGAAAGTAAGGTGATGTTTGAAAAAATACTAGAATGGTATAAGCGGATTTATGGATTCAACTATGCGGCATTGAGATATTTCAACGCTTCCGGTGCGGATTTCGGTATTGGAGAGAAGCATGATCCCGAAACCCATTTAATTCCCTTGTGTATATTGACCGCAATGGGGGAAAGACCTGTCCTGGAAGTTTTTGGCGACGATTTTGAAACACCCGACGGCACCTGTATAAGAGATTACATCCATGTTACGGATCTGGCAGATGCACATTTCCGGGCTTTAAACTATTTGCGCGAGAAAAAAGAAAGTCTTGTTGTCAATTTAGGGACAGGACGGGGAACCAGTGTGAAGGAAGTAATCGATATGGTCCAACAGGTTGGCAAAAAACCAGTCAAGATCGAGATCAAGCCTCGACGTGAGGGCGATCCACCTGTTCTGGCGGCTGATTATCAACTGGCAAATAAAATGTTAGGGTGGAGTCCTGAAAAATCTTTGCAGGAAATCATTCAAAGCGCCTGGGATTGGCATTCAAATTGA
- a CDS encoding NAD(P)-dependent alcohol dehydrogenase, producing MATSKAFAAPSATDSLAAASIERREVGLSDVEIEIQYCGVCHSDLHTARNEWAAWPTVYPCVPGHEIVGRVTKVGNKVSTFRQGDRGAVGCMVDSCGTCASCQDDLEQYCDTGETVFTYNSPDPHNTAPATYGGYSETIVVDERFVLRVPESLDPAAAAPLLCAGITLYSPLRHWKAGPGKKVGIVGLGGLGHMGVNFSHAFGAETVLFTRSDSKVEDGKKLGADAVVISKNEDEMQAHARSFDLIVSTVAASHNLDPYIGLLKRDGALVLVGAPEHPHPMPEVFNLILGRRSLAGSAIGGIAETQEMLDFCSEKGITSDIELIPIQKINEAYSRILEGDVKYRFVIDMKTL from the coding sequence ATGGCCACTTCCAAAGCCTTTGCCGCTCCGTCCGCAACGGATTCACTTGCCGCCGCTTCCATAGAGCGACGCGAGGTCGGCCTCAGTGATGTCGAAATCGAGATCCAGTATTGCGGCGTGTGCCATTCCGATCTGCACACGGCAAGAAACGAATGGGCGGCCTGGCCTACCGTGTACCCTTGTGTACCGGGACACGAAATCGTGGGAAGGGTCACCAAAGTTGGCAACAAAGTCAGCACCTTTAGACAAGGAGACCGCGGCGCTGTAGGATGCATGGTGGACTCCTGCGGAACATGCGCAAGCTGCCAGGATGATCTTGAACAATATTGCGATACGGGAGAAACCGTTTTCACTTACAACTCACCCGATCCACACAACACCGCACCGGCAACCTACGGCGGATACTCAGAAACAATTGTGGTCGATGAACGTTTTGTTCTGCGCGTACCGGAAAGTCTCGATCCGGCCGCCGCCGCCCCCCTGCTGTGTGCGGGCATCACCCTGTACTCGCCGCTTCGGCACTGGAAAGCTGGACCGGGCAAGAAAGTCGGCATCGTTGGCCTTGGCGGACTCGGGCATATGGGCGTGAATTTTTCGCATGCGTTTGGTGCCGAGACCGTGCTGTTCACACGATCGGATTCCAAGGTAGAGGATGGTAAAAAACTCGGTGCCGATGCGGTGGTCATTTCAAAAAACGAAGACGAGATGCAGGCGCATGCGCGAAGCTTTGATCTGATCGTGAGCACCGTGGCCGCTTCGCACAACCTCGATCCCTATATTGGTCTATTGAAACGTGACGGCGCGTTAGTCCTGGTCGGTGCGCCGGAACACCCGCACCCGATGCCGGAAGTTTTTAATCTGATTCTGGGAAGAAGGTCATTGGCAGGCTCCGCGATTGGTGGCATTGCCGAAACTCAGGAGATGCTGGATTTCTGCTCTGAAAAAGGAATCACCTCCGATATTGAACTGATCCCGATCCAGAAAATAAACGAAGCCTATTCACGCATACTGGAAGGCGACGTGAAATACCGCTTCGTCATTGATATGAAAACTTTGTAA
- a CDS encoding Fic family protein — MTYNWQQSDWPHFKYNLKEIEDILFAYAERVGRVSGLLEGLPEDDRNEATINIMVAEAIKTSEIEGEYLSRQDVLSSIRNNLGLGHAPQSRDKRAQGIAELMVDTRNSYAEKLTKEKLFSWHSMIMKGAQRIKAGKWRTHKEPMQVISGPVGKEKIHFEAPPSNRVPKEMTAFIKWFNETAPGRKNEIKMAVVRSAITHLYFETIHPFEDGNGRVGRALSEKALAQGIDRPVLMSLSKTIEANKKDYYENLKQGQKSNKITSWIVYFANLVLASQCQAEEEINFTLRKARFFDKFKNELNDRQLKAIKRMLEEGPKGFTGGMSAKKYMAITQTSKATATRDLQGLVEKNILSASGGGRSTRYEIIM, encoded by the coding sequence ATGACTTATAACTGGCAACAATCTGACTGGCCTCACTTCAAATACAACCTCAAGGAAATTGAAGACATCCTCTTTGCTTACGCAGAACGGGTCGGAAGGGTCAGTGGTCTACTGGAGGGTCTTCCAGAAGATGATCGCAACGAGGCCACGATTAATATCATGGTCGCAGAAGCCATTAAAACATCCGAAATTGAAGGCGAATATTTAAGCCGCCAGGATGTCCTGTCGTCGATCAGGAATAATCTGGGATTGGGGCATGCCCCGCAATCCCGCGATAAAAGAGCCCAGGGCATCGCAGAGCTTATGGTTGATACCAGGAACAGTTATGCTGAAAAACTGACAAAAGAAAAGCTGTTTTCCTGGCACTCCATGATTATGAAGGGAGCACAAAGAATAAAAGCCGGGAAATGGCGCACCCACAAAGAACCCATGCAGGTTATTTCAGGTCCCGTTGGGAAGGAGAAAATTCATTTTGAAGCTCCCCCCTCTAACAGGGTTCCGAAAGAAATGACTGCTTTCATTAAATGGTTTAATGAAACTGCGCCCGGCAGGAAAAACGAAATCAAAATGGCGGTGGTACGGTCTGCCATCACCCATCTTTACTTTGAGACAATCCATCCCTTTGAAGACGGCAATGGAAGGGTCGGGCGCGCCCTTTCTGAAAAGGCCCTAGCACAGGGGATAGACCGCCCTGTCCTCATGAGTTTGTCCAAAACCATCGAGGCCAACAAAAAGGACTATTATGAAAATTTAAAGCAGGGACAAAAATCGAATAAAATCACATCCTGGATTGTTTATTTTGCAAATCTGGTTCTTGCATCCCAATGCCAGGCGGAAGAGGAAATCAACTTCACCCTGAGAAAAGCCCGGTTCTTTGACAAATTCAAAAACGAATTAAATGACCGTCAATTAAAAGCTATAAAACGAATGCTGGAGGAAGGCCCCAAGGGATTTACCGGTGGCATGAGTGCGAAAAAATACATGGCGATCACCCAGACTTCAAAAGCAACCGCTACAAGGGATTTACAGGGTTTGGTAGAAAAAAATATTCTTTCAGCTTCCGGAGGGGGCCGCAGCACACGGTATGAAATAATAATGTAA